A genome region from Alicyclobacillus acidocaldarius subsp. acidocaldarius DSM 446 includes the following:
- a CDS encoding glutamine synthetase family protein, protein MSSVASLLRRLEAERIGVAHLQFTDLMGSVKTVAIPASRLPDVLDRGVGFDGSSVEGFARGEESDMRLVPDLATACMWRPEFGGRALRIICDVVLPDGVPFAGDPRRILARALERARASGVPDMVVSAELEFFLLPQGEGAENAHLGDPARYFDAPSSDIAARCLRSMAKGLAEAGVPVTQIHHEAAPHQYEIDLTALSPLRAADALVTAKLVIRREAARFGFTASFMPKPFTDHPGSGLHLTFAPAGETADVPRWAAFAAGILAHACGLSAVANPTVNSYKRLGGSEAPGFVAWSDRHPAPYLRAVGNAWEWRAPDASANPYLAIACALAAGADGIEQALPLPNRLDERPEMWSEEQRFLRHVAALPQTLRDALDALEQDDCLQAALGDHALRHFLEAKRLEWSAYARTVHVWEREQYLTL, encoded by the coding sequence ATGTCAAGTGTTGCATCGCTCCTCCGCCGGCTCGAGGCCGAGCGCATCGGCGTCGCCCATCTGCAGTTCACCGATTTGATGGGCTCGGTGAAAACGGTCGCCATCCCTGCGAGCCGACTGCCTGACGTCCTCGACCGCGGCGTGGGCTTTGACGGATCGTCCGTCGAGGGGTTTGCGCGGGGGGAGGAGTCGGATATGCGCCTCGTGCCCGACCTCGCGACGGCCTGCATGTGGCGCCCCGAATTCGGCGGACGCGCACTTCGCATCATCTGCGACGTCGTGCTCCCGGACGGCGTGCCGTTTGCCGGCGATCCCCGCCGGATCTTGGCCCGCGCGTTAGAAAGGGCCAGGGCATCCGGCGTGCCGGACATGGTGGTGTCGGCCGAACTGGAATTCTTTCTGCTCCCGCAGGGCGAGGGCGCGGAAAACGCGCATCTCGGCGATCCCGCCCGCTATTTCGACGCGCCTTCCTCCGACATCGCCGCGCGCTGTCTGCGATCGATGGCCAAGGGGCTGGCCGAGGCGGGCGTTCCCGTGACCCAAATCCACCACGAAGCAGCGCCGCACCAATACGAGATCGATCTCACCGCGCTGTCGCCGCTCCGCGCCGCGGATGCACTGGTCACAGCGAAACTCGTCATCCGCCGCGAAGCCGCCCGGTTCGGGTTCACGGCGTCCTTCATGCCGAAGCCGTTCACGGACCATCCCGGCTCCGGCCTGCACCTCACCTTCGCCCCTGCCGGCGAGACGGCCGATGTTCCGCGATGGGCCGCTTTCGCCGCGGGCATTCTGGCGCACGCGTGCGGGCTCTCCGCCGTCGCCAATCCGACGGTCAACAGTTACAAGCGCCTCGGCGGAAGCGAAGCGCCCGGATTCGTCGCCTGGTCCGACCGCCACCCGGCCCCCTACTTGCGCGCGGTGGGCAACGCATGGGAATGGCGGGCGCCCGACGCGTCCGCGAATCCGTACCTCGCCATCGCCTGCGCGCTCGCCGCAGGAGCGGACGGGATCGAACAAGCGCTGCCCCTGCCGAACCGGCTGGACGAACGGCCGGAGATGTGGTCGGAAGAGCAGCGATTTCTGCGGCACGTCGCCGCGCTGCCCCAAACGCTGCGGGACGCGCTCGATGCGCTCGAACAAGACGACTGCCTCCAGGCGGCGCTCGGCGATCACGCCCTGCGCCACTTCCTGGAGGCCAAGCGGCTCGAATGGTCGGCCTACGCGAGGACCGTCCATGTCTGGGAACGGGAGCAGTACCTCACGCTTTAG
- a CDS encoding ammonium transporter, which produces MLRTRWKWLLSAMAGLGAALVPATCFAATTTPPVNSGDEAWILASSALVLLMTPGLAFFYGGLVRTKNVITTMLQVVAVILVVSLQWVIVGYSLAFGPDFHHLIGNLSWFMMRGVGAAPDSDYAPTIPNMLYAIFQMMFAIITPALIVGGLAERVRFASFVVFIVLWATFIYDPLAHWVWGAGGWLHNLGVLDFAGGTVVHISSGVAGLMAALYLGRRAEHGTGEIKAHNVPFVLLGTALLWFGWFGFNAGSAVAANFLSAEAFLATNTATAAAAVGWMMVEKLRTGHVTLVGACAGAVAGLVAITPAAGFVSPGYSIILGLLGGAFCYFASTFMKAKLGYDDALDAFGGHGIGGTWGAIATGLFASTAVNPSGANGLVHGNPHQVLLQLIGVASTWAFSGVGSLVLLWIVDKVMGLRVTKEEEIMGLDLALHAESAYPETLTASELPKYFGANVTPLLKESPLERGTQN; this is translated from the coding sequence ATGCTCAGAACACGGTGGAAGTGGCTCCTGTCCGCGATGGCGGGGCTCGGCGCCGCCCTCGTTCCTGCGACGTGTTTTGCGGCGACGACGACACCGCCGGTCAATTCCGGAGATGAGGCCTGGATTCTCGCTTCCTCGGCCCTTGTACTTCTCATGACGCCAGGGCTCGCGTTTTTTTACGGGGGCCTGGTGCGGACGAAGAATGTGATCACGACCATGCTGCAGGTGGTGGCCGTCATCCTGGTGGTCTCCCTGCAATGGGTCATTGTCGGGTACAGCCTGGCCTTTGGGCCCGACTTCCACCACCTCATCGGCAACCTGAGTTGGTTCATGATGCGCGGCGTGGGTGCGGCGCCGGATTCCGACTACGCGCCGACCATTCCGAACATGCTCTATGCCATCTTCCAAATGATGTTCGCCATCATCACGCCTGCCCTGATTGTGGGAGGGTTGGCGGAGCGCGTTCGTTTCGCTTCGTTTGTCGTGTTCATTGTCCTGTGGGCGACGTTCATCTATGACCCGCTGGCGCACTGGGTTTGGGGCGCGGGCGGTTGGCTGCACAACCTCGGCGTCCTGGACTTCGCGGGAGGCACCGTCGTGCACATCTCGTCCGGTGTGGCCGGCCTCATGGCGGCGCTGTATCTCGGGCGCCGCGCGGAACATGGCACAGGCGAGATCAAGGCGCACAACGTGCCGTTCGTGCTCCTTGGCACTGCACTGCTCTGGTTCGGTTGGTTCGGATTCAACGCAGGCAGCGCGGTTGCGGCCAATTTCCTGTCTGCCGAGGCGTTCCTCGCGACCAACACGGCCACGGCAGCCGCTGCGGTGGGGTGGATGATGGTCGAGAAGCTGAGGACCGGCCACGTCACGCTGGTCGGCGCTTGCGCGGGCGCTGTCGCGGGCTTGGTGGCCATCACCCCGGCGGCCGGCTTCGTCTCTCCCGGCTACTCCATCATTCTCGGGCTCCTCGGCGGCGCGTTCTGCTACTTCGCGTCCACCTTCATGAAGGCGAAGCTCGGGTACGACGATGCGCTCGACGCGTTCGGCGGGCACGGCATCGGCGGAACGTGGGGCGCGATCGCGACCGGCCTGTTTGCTTCGACCGCCGTGAACCCGTCCGGTGCGAACGGTCTCGTGCACGGCAATCCGCACCAGGTCCTGCTGCAACTCATCGGTGTGGCGAGCACGTGGGCGTTCTCGGGTGTCGGCAGCCTCGTCTTGCTCTGGATCGTCGACAAGGTCATGGGGCTGCGCGTGACGAAGGAAGAGGAGATCATGGGGCTCGATCTCGCCCTGCACGCCGAATCCGCGTATCCGGAGACGCTCACGGCGTCGGAGCTGCCGAAGTACTTCGGCGCCAACGTGACGCCGCTTCTCAAGGAGTCTCCGCTTGAGCGCGGAACCCAGAACTAA
- a CDS encoding HAD family hydrolase, with amino-acid sequence MKAVIFDFDGTMVDTERAWYEAYVGLYRQHGREFPFHLYAKTVGTSADAFDPVRHLCDSDASIRPEDAERAVEREHRRLLDEEPLRPGVRASLQELRRLGVSIGLATSSRRAYVEPFLAKYGIQSFFDAIATADDVSHVKPHPELYQLACRRLGVAPAEALAIEDSPNGARAAIAAGLQVLCVPNAITEHMPFPEGCRFRSSLEGIDWRSFLATIAERPEEKRE; translated from the coding sequence ATGAAAGCCGTCATTTTCGACTTTGACGGAACGATGGTCGACACCGAGCGGGCGTGGTACGAAGCGTATGTGGGGCTGTATCGCCAACACGGGCGGGAGTTCCCGTTTCACCTGTACGCCAAAACCGTCGGAACGAGCGCCGATGCGTTCGATCCCGTCCGGCACCTGTGCGACTCGGACGCGTCCATCCGACCGGAGGACGCGGAGCGCGCGGTGGAGCGGGAACACCGGAGGCTGCTCGATGAAGAGCCTCTTCGCCCCGGTGTGCGGGCGTCTCTGCAGGAACTCCGGCGGCTTGGCGTGTCCATCGGCCTGGCCACGAGTTCGCGGCGCGCCTACGTCGAACCTTTCCTGGCGAAGTACGGCATTCAATCCTTCTTTGACGCCATCGCCACCGCCGACGATGTCAGCCACGTGAAGCCCCACCCCGAGTTGTATCAGCTGGCGTGTCGACGCCTCGGCGTGGCGCCGGCGGAAGCACTCGCCATCGAAGACTCGCCGAACGGCGCGCGAGCCGCAATCGCCGCAGGTCTTCAGGTGCTGTGCGTGCCGAACGCCATCACGGAGCACATGCCGTTTCCGGAAGGATGTCGATTTCGAAGCAGTTTGGAAGGGATCGATTGGCGCTCGTTTCTCGCGACGATAGCGGAGCGTCCAGAAGAGAAGCGAGAATGA
- a CDS encoding ABC transporter ATP-binding protein: protein MSSEALLEVHEVSKRFRVQGRDLHAVEKVSFQLQRGQTFGLVGESGSGKSTLGRLVLKLLEATEGRIVYQGKDITRLTQKQMRPLRREMQIIFQDPMASMSPRMTIGMAIEDAMIIHRMGTKEERQKRVDELLERVGLPREVKWAYPHELSGGQLQRVGIARALSLNPKLVICDEPISALDVSIQVQVIQLLRELQQDYDLTYIFISHNLAVVEYLSDVVAVLYLGEVVEQAPAEELFSRPTHPYTQVLIQSILKMPRSLEERQALTPIQGEIPSPFDPPKGCPFHPRCPMAVERCRTTKPERRNIGPNHAVACHLAT, encoded by the coding sequence ATGTCATCTGAGGCGCTGCTCGAGGTGCACGAGGTGTCGAAGCGGTTTCGCGTGCAAGGCCGCGATCTCCACGCGGTGGAGAAGGTGTCGTTTCAACTTCAGCGCGGGCAGACGTTCGGGCTCGTCGGCGAGAGCGGGTCCGGAAAGTCCACGCTGGGGCGACTGGTGCTGAAATTGCTCGAGGCGACCGAGGGCCGGATCGTCTATCAGGGGAAGGACATCACCCGCTTGACGCAGAAACAGATGCGACCGCTCCGGCGGGAGATGCAGATCATCTTCCAGGACCCCATGGCGAGCATGAGCCCGCGCATGACCATCGGCATGGCCATCGAGGATGCGATGATCATTCACAGAATGGGGACGAAGGAAGAGCGGCAAAAGCGGGTCGATGAACTCCTCGAGCGCGTGGGGCTTCCTCGGGAAGTGAAGTGGGCGTACCCGCACGAGCTGTCGGGCGGTCAACTTCAGCGCGTCGGGATCGCGCGCGCGTTGTCGCTCAATCCGAAACTCGTCATCTGCGACGAGCCCATCTCGGCGCTTGACGTCTCGATTCAGGTGCAGGTGATTCAACTCCTGCGCGAACTTCAGCAGGATTACGACCTGACGTACATCTTCATCTCGCACAACCTGGCTGTGGTCGAGTACTTGAGCGACGTCGTGGCGGTGTTGTACCTCGGCGAGGTGGTGGAACAGGCGCCCGCGGAGGAGCTGTTCTCGCGCCCGACGCATCCGTACACCCAGGTGCTGATCCAGTCCATCCTGAAAATGCCGCGGAGCTTGGAGGAGCGCCAAGCGCTCACGCCGATTCAGGGCGAGATCCCGTCGCCGTTCGATCCGCCGAAGGGCTGTCCCTTCCACCCCAGGTGCCCGATGGCCGTCGAGCGGTGCCGGACGACCAAGCCGGAACGCCGGAACATCGGGCCAAACCACGCCGTGGCATGCCATCTGGCCACCTGA
- a CDS encoding ABC transporter ATP-binding protein, whose product MVSQPLLSIEDLHVEFDRGEDTVYAVNGVSFSIAEGETLGIVGESGSGKSVTLMSAIGLIRENGRIRSGRAVFQGTDLLKLSERQLEDVRGREIGVVFQDPMTSLNPVMRIGDQIMEAMLAHHFCSHREAFERTLQLLHEMGIPEPKARFRNYPHEFSGGMRQRIMIAIALACEPQLLIADEPTTALDVTVQMQILALLQEQRRKRNMAVAIITHDFGVATNFCDRIIVLYAGQIMEVADTGTFIRESAHPYTVGLKHSIIEIGHRSKPLKPIPGMAPTVTEMPRSCSFAPRCPLATDRCRNELPQLREIGPGHWVACHRAEEVLADVI is encoded by the coding sequence ATGGTGTCACAGCCGCTCTTGTCCATCGAAGATCTGCACGTCGAGTTCGATCGCGGCGAGGACACGGTCTACGCCGTCAACGGCGTGAGCTTCTCCATTGCGGAAGGAGAAACGCTCGGCATTGTCGGCGAAAGTGGCTCCGGCAAGTCGGTCACGCTGATGTCGGCCATCGGCCTGATTCGCGAGAACGGGCGCATCCGCTCGGGCCGGGCGGTGTTTCAGGGAACGGACCTCTTGAAGCTATCGGAGCGACAGCTCGAGGATGTCCGCGGCCGCGAGATCGGCGTGGTGTTCCAGGATCCGATGACGAGCCTCAATCCGGTCATGCGGATTGGGGATCAGATCATGGAGGCGATGCTCGCGCACCATTTCTGCAGTCACCGGGAGGCGTTTGAGCGCACGCTGCAGCTTTTGCATGAGATGGGAATTCCCGAGCCGAAGGCGCGTTTTCGAAATTATCCGCACGAGTTTTCGGGCGGCATGCGCCAGCGCATCATGATCGCCATCGCCCTGGCCTGCGAGCCGCAACTGCTTATCGCGGACGAGCCGACGACGGCGCTCGACGTGACCGTGCAGATGCAGATCCTCGCGTTGCTTCAGGAGCAGAGGCGCAAGCGGAACATGGCAGTTGCCATCATCACACACGATTTTGGCGTCGCGACGAACTTCTGCGATCGGATCATCGTGTTGTACGCGGGTCAGATCATGGAGGTCGCGGATACAGGCACGTTCATCCGCGAGTCGGCGCATCCGTACACCGTCGGATTGAAGCATTCCATCATCGAGATTGGCCATCGCTCGAAACCCCTGAAGCCCATCCCTGGCATGGCGCCCACGGTCACGGAGATGCCGCGGAGCTGTTCGTTTGCGCCGCGCTGTCCGCTCGCCACGGATCGGTGCCGGAACGAGTTGCCGCAGCTTCGAGAGATAGGGCCGGGGCATTGGGTGGCGTGTCATCGGGCGGAGGAGGTGCTGGCGGATGTCATCTGA
- a CDS encoding ABC transporter permease, whose protein sequence is MIVAIAVTQPQAPARRARRNSPMYRAWQRYRKNWFAVAGLIWVILFFIIGIIGPWIAPYSYTYADFLHMHSGPSWQHWFGTDTVGYDVFSQILYSIRYALEIALGATCVSFLIGVILGLWAGLAGGIIDIIVMRAVDFMFALPSFFFALILMVLLGKGIFPMILAIGVPGWAGYARLIRSLVLAMRNGEMVEAARALGASQWHIARKYMFPNVVGSMVVSLAFGIPYDLTAQAGLSIVGMGLNPPMPSFGNMLAQAGANILGFPWLLYFPAGVFAITLLSFLFVADGLQEAFNPKGGV, encoded by the coding sequence ATGATCGTGGCCATCGCGGTAACCCAGCCTCAGGCGCCGGCGCGGCGTGCGAGGCGCAACTCACCCATGTATCGCGCCTGGCAGCGATATCGAAAGAATTGGTTTGCCGTGGCGGGACTCATTTGGGTCATCCTCTTTTTCATCATCGGTATCATCGGCCCGTGGATCGCGCCCTACAGCTACACGTACGCGGACTTTCTCCATATGCACTCGGGTCCTTCTTGGCAGCATTGGTTCGGCACGGATACGGTCGGATACGACGTCTTCAGCCAGATCCTCTATAGCATCCGGTACGCGCTGGAGATTGCGCTCGGCGCCACGTGCGTCAGCTTTTTGATCGGCGTCATTCTGGGACTCTGGGCCGGGCTTGCCGGCGGCATCATCGACATCATCGTCATGCGCGCCGTCGACTTTATGTTCGCGCTCCCGTCGTTCTTCTTCGCCCTGATCCTGATGGTGCTTCTCGGCAAGGGCATCTTCCCGATGATCTTGGCCATCGGCGTCCCGGGGTGGGCAGGATACGCGCGCCTCATCCGCTCGCTCGTGCTGGCGATGCGAAACGGCGAGATGGTGGAGGCCGCCCGGGCGCTGGGGGCGTCGCAGTGGCACATCGCGCGAAAGTACATGTTCCCGAACGTCGTGGGCAGCATGGTGGTCTCGCTCGCCTTCGGCATTCCGTACGATCTCACCGCGCAAGCGGGGCTCAGCATCGTGGGCATGGGCCTCAATCCGCCGATGCCGTCGTTCGGCAACATGCTCGCGCAGGCGGGGGCGAACATCCTGGGCTTCCCTTGGCTTCTCTATTTTCCGGCCGGCGTGTTCGCCATCACCTTGTTGTCGTTTCTATTCGTGGCCGACGGCCTGCAGGAAGCGTTCAATCCGAAAGGAGGCGTGTGA
- a CDS encoding ABC transporter permease, which produces MYYVKFLAKRFVAIVITLAAVIAISYIMMYYSPGGFMNTTQLASALAPLAAQDPAAYQKLMEQFQSRYGLNLPLWKQVLLYEWHTFTFNFGNSMQNPTLSIMSQLKGALPISVFLAFGSVVVSVVIGIPMGIIAALKRNSWVDYLVTTLSMFGQAIPSFVLAVLFVLIFGVVWQNVLPVTGWGTPADAVLPILSLAAGNIGVVARYMRGSLIETMRQDFIRTAKAKGVKYWALVFRHGVRNSLTALITVIGPQFAFTVVGTVWVENIFAIPGLGKVISTAFTNFDFPMAITAVFILGATIMLTNLVVDLIYSWMDLRVKLQ; this is translated from the coding sequence ATGTATTACGTCAAGTTTCTCGCCAAGCGCTTCGTGGCCATCGTCATCACGCTGGCGGCTGTCATCGCCATCTCGTACATCATGATGTACTACTCGCCAGGGGGCTTCATGAACACGACGCAGCTCGCGTCGGCGCTCGCACCGCTGGCCGCTCAGGATCCCGCCGCGTACCAGAAGCTTATGGAGCAATTTCAGAGCCGATACGGTCTGAACCTGCCTCTGTGGAAACAGGTGCTGCTTTATGAATGGCACACCTTCACCTTCAACTTCGGCAATTCGATGCAGAACCCGACGTTGAGCATCATGTCGCAGCTCAAGGGCGCGCTGCCCATCAGCGTGTTTCTTGCGTTTGGCTCCGTCGTGGTGTCGGTCGTCATCGGCATTCCGATGGGGATCATCGCGGCACTCAAGCGGAACTCTTGGGTCGATTATCTCGTGACGACTCTGTCGATGTTTGGCCAGGCCATCCCGTCCTTCGTGCTTGCGGTCCTTTTTGTTCTCATCTTCGGCGTCGTGTGGCAGAACGTCCTGCCCGTCACGGGGTGGGGGACGCCCGCCGATGCGGTTTTGCCCATCCTGTCGCTGGCCGCAGGGAATATCGGCGTGGTCGCCCGCTACATGCGAGGCAGCCTGATTGAGACCATGAGACAGGACTTCATCCGGACCGCCAAAGCAAAAGGCGTCAAGTACTGGGCTCTGGTGTTTCGGCATGGCGTCCGAAACTCGCTCACCGCGCTCATCACCGTGATTGGGCCCCAATTTGCGTTCACGGTCGTCGGCACCGTTTGGGTCGAGAACATCTTCGCCATTCCCGGGTTGGGCAAGGTCATCTCGACGGCTTTCACCAACTTCGACTTCCCCATGGCCATCACGGCGGTGTTCATTCTTGGCGCGACCATCATGCTGACCAACCTGGTGGTCGATCTCATCTATTCGTGGATGGATTTGCGGGTGAAGCTCCAGTGA
- a CDS encoding peptide ABC transporter substrate-binding protein yields MAKRKLRKWHVPVAVLVASGGLVGCATSTQNHSTASNSGAASAVPVRAAGSGNGTVTITYPSPPGISSLDPSQWAAQILVDQGTILEGLYGYNQQNQIVPKIASGYSLSKDGLTWTIYLRHDARWSNGDPVTAQDFYYAWMRQLNPANSQAQLWASVLNNVKNAYQYHSGAVPASQVGIKVINNYELQITTTTPHYILGELAVSASMPLDPKVVNAHPTNWYLPQYFVGDGPYIVKSFTPNGTITLVPNPKYVGHPGEVNHGNAKVINLVPGTTVAVEDYMAGKLDVALVGSPSDLQYIKTHNLNSQLHVAPDYSIEYLEWDHSAVPSPYYNTKVRQAIAMAIERQPIVQDVLDGMGGVTNTFSTPGWPAAKYEKGLPENIAEAKKLLAEAGYPNGKGLPVLYLYAPVPDVNQQGVPVAEAISQELQQNLGIQTKIVQENQTDYSALVWEGPLKGIQPGFVVAAGAVNWFEPANMDIQASQGIYFPGDYGWTPQQVQHVLPWYNTPYDPASVAKYGNPQDPNTGVSWNDWIPLQKEVQKDIAIITKWTKEQPAQWQAILSPPGTPSLQQQWNQIVQQWKSAKTASAKHAAFVLAWEFVAPESATTTLGGTNTGALDVQAWWDTNESEQEREWRMWQAYEQNSMTSSQAAVWAGKLVTSLEQQAWVIPLYYNETFYLEKPWVTGAQPNPWAWGNFYQFQYLSTK; encoded by the coding sequence GTGGCCAAGCGGAAACTCAGAAAGTGGCATGTGCCGGTCGCGGTGCTCGTGGCGAGCGGAGGCTTGGTGGGATGCGCCACGTCGACTCAGAATCACAGCACAGCCTCTAACAGCGGTGCGGCTTCGGCGGTTCCCGTGCGAGCGGCTGGATCCGGCAATGGAACGGTGACCATCACGTATCCTTCTCCGCCGGGCATCTCATCGCTCGATCCGTCCCAGTGGGCGGCGCAGATCCTGGTGGACCAGGGCACGATTCTGGAAGGACTCTACGGATACAATCAACAAAATCAGATTGTGCCGAAGATTGCGTCGGGCTATTCTCTTTCTAAGGACGGACTCACCTGGACCATCTACCTGCGCCACGACGCGCGCTGGTCCAACGGGGATCCGGTTACGGCGCAAGACTTCTATTACGCGTGGATGCGCCAGTTGAACCCGGCCAACTCGCAGGCTCAGCTGTGGGCGAGCGTGCTCAACAACGTGAAGAACGCTTATCAGTACCACTCGGGCGCAGTGCCGGCGAGCCAAGTGGGTATCAAGGTCATCAATAATTATGAGTTGCAGATCACGACCACGACGCCGCACTACATCCTGGGCGAGCTGGCGGTGTCCGCGTCGATGCCGCTGGATCCCAAGGTGGTCAATGCGCACCCGACGAACTGGTATCTGCCGCAGTACTTCGTGGGCGACGGGCCGTACATTGTGAAATCGTTTACGCCGAACGGGACCATCACGCTGGTGCCCAACCCGAAATACGTGGGCCATCCCGGCGAGGTCAACCACGGGAACGCGAAGGTCATCAACCTGGTGCCGGGCACCACGGTCGCCGTGGAGGATTACATGGCGGGCAAGCTGGACGTGGCGCTCGTCGGATCGCCGTCGGATCTGCAGTATATCAAGACGCACAATTTGAACAGCCAGCTCCACGTCGCACCGGATTACAGTATCGAATACCTCGAGTGGGACCATTCCGCCGTTCCGTCGCCGTATTACAACACCAAGGTGCGACAGGCCATCGCCATGGCCATCGAGCGCCAGCCCATCGTCCAGGACGTGTTGGACGGGATGGGCGGCGTGACCAACACGTTCTCGACGCCGGGCTGGCCGGCCGCCAAGTACGAAAAGGGGTTGCCTGAGAACATAGCCGAAGCGAAGAAGCTCCTGGCGGAAGCCGGTTACCCGAACGGCAAGGGGCTGCCCGTCCTGTACCTGTACGCGCCGGTGCCGGACGTGAACCAACAGGGCGTGCCGGTCGCCGAGGCCATCTCCCAGGAGCTGCAACAGAACCTCGGCATCCAGACCAAGATAGTCCAGGAGAATCAGACGGACTACAGCGCGCTGGTCTGGGAGGGTCCGCTCAAGGGCATCCAACCCGGATTCGTCGTCGCGGCGGGCGCCGTGAACTGGTTCGAGCCGGCCAACATGGACATCCAGGCGAGTCAGGGCATCTACTTCCCAGGCGACTACGGTTGGACGCCGCAACAGGTGCAGCACGTGCTGCCGTGGTACAACACGCCGTACGATCCGGCGTCTGTCGCCAAGTACGGCAACCCGCAGGATCCGAACACTGGCGTGAGCTGGAACGACTGGATCCCGCTGCAGAAGGAAGTGCAGAAGGACATCGCCATCATCACCAAGTGGACGAAGGAGCAACCCGCGCAGTGGCAGGCCATCCTGAGCCCGCCGGGGACCCCGTCGCTCCAGCAACAGTGGAACCAGATTGTGCAGCAGTGGAAGAGCGCCAAGACGGCGAGCGCCAAGCACGCGGCGTTTGTCCTCGCGTGGGAGTTCGTGGCGCCGGAGTCCGCGACCACGACGCTTGGCGGCACGAACACGGGTGCGCTCGACGTGCAGGCATGGTGGGATACGAACGAGTCCGAGCAGGAGCGCGAGTGGCGGATGTGGCAGGCCTACGAGCAGAACAGCATGACGTCGTCTCAGGCGGCGGTGTGGGCCGGCAAGCTCGTCACGTCGCTTGAGCAGCAGGCCTGGGTCATCCCGCTTTACTACAACGAGACGTTCTACCTGGAGAAGCCGTGGGTGACCGGCGCGCAGCCCAACCCGTGGGCGTGGGGCAACTTCTATCAGTTCCAGTATCTGTCCACCAAGTGA